The following are encoded together in the Babylonia areolata isolate BAREFJ2019XMU chromosome 30, ASM4173473v1, whole genome shotgun sequence genome:
- the LOC143275441 gene encoding uncharacterized protein LOC143275441 isoform X27, producing the protein MRLLWLFLTVAVAVVALTQATSKNPGGQSGSGGRGEVKRCHLAGDPHLKTFSGEKARAVPFTCPVRMTELVVKMDKDTNPGFNFVRVVVDAVNDPTTYKGRYYVGGMQVNLTLSRGKNSKETQESMVIISGSSMINDFREGRSARAWNEEGSMVNGVEVNYNPDSNLLSVSVTGTSLNITFQPVDRTVDKQPRRPGLVIQAGKNLLPPGDVKFPNTLCSMKKKPNFEKLINDGGWDDIVQLMMATVFQQNVPAFLEEDVMCSNTRRAFEECSVEGRNDAIRNCSPLLLPSHGYPSNSNDNLAQNFALCFAPFCGPENQNQNQNQNQNQNQNQNQNQNQNQNQNQNQNQNQNQNQNQNQNQNQNQP; encoded by the exons GCAAAAATCCAGGAG GCCAGTCAGGCAGCGGTGGACGAG GTGAAGTGAAAAGGTGCCATCTGGCCGGTGACCCCCACCTGAAGACCTTCAGTGGTGAAAAAGCCAGAGCCGTTCCCTTCACCTGTCCTGTCAGAATGACCGAACTGGTGGTCAAAATGGACAAGGATACTAACCCGGG GTTCAACTTTGTTCGCGTTGTCGTCGATGCTGTCAATGACCCCACAACGTACAAAGGCCGCTACTATGTCGGAGGCATGCAAGTAAACTTGACCCTCTCTCGCGGTAAAAACTCCAAGGAAACGCAAGAAAGCATGGTGATCATCAGTGGAAGCTCAATGATAAACGACTTCCGAGAG GGTCGTTCGGCCAGGGCCTGGAACGAAGAGGGTAGCATGGTGAATGGTGTGGAGGTTAACTACAACCCTGACAGTAACCTGCTGTCTGTGTCCGTCACCGGAACTTCGCTCAATATCACCTTCCAGCCTGTTGACAGGACGGTCGATAAGCAGCCCAGAAGACCTGGACTTGTTATACAG GCAGGTAAAAACCTTCTTCCACCAGGCGACGTCAAGTTCCCCAACACGCTGTGCTCcatgaagaaaaaacccaactttgAGAAGCTGATCAATGACGGGGGATGGGACGACATCGTGCAACTCATGATGGCCACTGTTTTTCAGCAGAACGTGCCAGCGTTTCT AGAGGAAGATGTGATGTGCTCCAACACTCGCAGGGCTTTTGAAGAGTGCTCGGTGGAAGGGAGGAATGACGCCATTAGGAACTGCTCCCCCCTTCTGCTTCCATCGCATGGGTAtcccagcaacagcaacgacaacctCGCCCAAAACTTCGCGCTCTGCTTCGCTCCCTTCTGCGGCCcagagaaccagaaccagaaccagaatcagaaccaaaaccagaatcagaatcagaaccaaaaccagaaccagaatcagaaccaaaaccagaaccagaatcagaaccaaaaccagaatcagaatcagaaccagaaccagaaccagaatcagcCCTGA
- the LOC143275441 gene encoding uncharacterized protein LOC143275441 isoform X15, whose product MRLLWLFLTVAVAVVALTQATSKNPGGKNPGGKNPGGKNPGGKNPGGQSGSGGRVKRCHLAGDPHLKTFSGEKARAVPFTCPVRMTELVVKMDKDTNPGFNFVRVVVDAVNDPTTYKGRYYVGGMQVNLTLSRGKNSKETQESMVIISGSSMINDFREGRSARAWNEEGSMVNGVEVNYNPDSNLLSVSVTGTSLNITFQPVDRTVDKQPRRPGLVIQAGKNLLPPGDVKFPNTLCSMKKKPNFEKLINDGGWDDIVQLMMATVFQQNVPAFLEEDVMCSNTRRAFEECSVEGRNDAIRNCSPLLLPSHGYPSNSNDNLAQNFALCFAPFCGPENQNQNQNQNQNQNQNQNQNQNQNQNQNQNQNQNQNQNQNQNQNQNQNQP is encoded by the exons GTAAAAATCCAGGAG GCAAAAATCCAGGAG GCAAAAATCCAGGAG GCAAAAATCCAGGAG GCCAGTCAGGCAGCGGTGGACGAG TGAAAAGGTGCCATCTGGCCGGTGACCCCCACCTGAAGACCTTCAGTGGTGAAAAAGCCAGAGCCGTTCCCTTCACCTGTCCTGTCAGAATGACCGAACTGGTGGTCAAAATGGACAAGGATACTAACCCGGG GTTCAACTTTGTTCGCGTTGTCGTCGATGCTGTCAATGACCCCACAACGTACAAAGGCCGCTACTATGTCGGAGGCATGCAAGTAAACTTGACCCTCTCTCGCGGTAAAAACTCCAAGGAAACGCAAGAAAGCATGGTGATCATCAGTGGAAGCTCAATGATAAACGACTTCCGAGAG GGTCGTTCGGCCAGGGCCTGGAACGAAGAGGGTAGCATGGTGAATGGTGTGGAGGTTAACTACAACCCTGACAGTAACCTGCTGTCTGTGTCCGTCACCGGAACTTCGCTCAATATCACCTTCCAGCCTGTTGACAGGACGGTCGATAAGCAGCCCAGAAGACCTGGACTTGTTATACAG GCAGGTAAAAACCTTCTTCCACCAGGCGACGTCAAGTTCCCCAACACGCTGTGCTCcatgaagaaaaaacccaactttgAGAAGCTGATCAATGACGGGGGATGGGACGACATCGTGCAACTCATGATGGCCACTGTTTTTCAGCAGAACGTGCCAGCGTTTCT AGAGGAAGATGTGATGTGCTCCAACACTCGCAGGGCTTTTGAAGAGTGCTCGGTGGAAGGGAGGAATGACGCCATTAGGAACTGCTCCCCCCTTCTGCTTCCATCGCATGGGTAtcccagcaacagcaacgacaacctCGCCCAAAACTTCGCGCTCTGCTTCGCTCCCTTCTGCGGCCcagagaaccagaaccagaaccagaatcagaaccaaaaccagaatcagaatcagaaccaaaaccagaaccagaatcagaaccaaaaccagaaccagaatcagaaccaaaaccagaatcagaatcagaaccagaaccagaaccagaatcagcCCTGA
- the LOC143275441 gene encoding uncharacterized protein LOC143275441 isoform X21, with product MRLLWLFLTVAVAVVALTQATSKNPGGKNPGGKNPGGQSGSGGRGEVKRCHLAGDPHLKTFSGEKARAVPFTCPVRMTELVVKMDKDTNPGFNFVRVVVDAVNDPTTYKGRYYVGGMQVNLTLSRGKNSKETQESMVIISGSSMINDFREGRSARAWNEEGSMVNGVEVNYNPDSNLLSVSVTGTSLNITFQPVDRTVDKQPRRPGLVIQAGKNLLPPGDVKFPNTLCSMKKKPNFEKLINDGGWDDIVQLMMATVFQQNVPAFLEEDVMCSNTRRAFEECSVEGRNDAIRNCSPLLLPSHGYPSNSNDNLAQNFALCFAPFCGPENQNQNQNQNQNQNQNQNQNQNQNQNQNQNQNQNQNQNQNQNQNQNQNQP from the exons GTAAAAATCCAGGAG GCAAAAATCCAGGAG GCCAGTCAGGCAGCGGTGGACGAG GTGAAGTGAAAAGGTGCCATCTGGCCGGTGACCCCCACCTGAAGACCTTCAGTGGTGAAAAAGCCAGAGCCGTTCCCTTCACCTGTCCTGTCAGAATGACCGAACTGGTGGTCAAAATGGACAAGGATACTAACCCGGG GTTCAACTTTGTTCGCGTTGTCGTCGATGCTGTCAATGACCCCACAACGTACAAAGGCCGCTACTATGTCGGAGGCATGCAAGTAAACTTGACCCTCTCTCGCGGTAAAAACTCCAAGGAAACGCAAGAAAGCATGGTGATCATCAGTGGAAGCTCAATGATAAACGACTTCCGAGAG GGTCGTTCGGCCAGGGCCTGGAACGAAGAGGGTAGCATGGTGAATGGTGTGGAGGTTAACTACAACCCTGACAGTAACCTGCTGTCTGTGTCCGTCACCGGAACTTCGCTCAATATCACCTTCCAGCCTGTTGACAGGACGGTCGATAAGCAGCCCAGAAGACCTGGACTTGTTATACAG GCAGGTAAAAACCTTCTTCCACCAGGCGACGTCAAGTTCCCCAACACGCTGTGCTCcatgaagaaaaaacccaactttgAGAAGCTGATCAATGACGGGGGATGGGACGACATCGTGCAACTCATGATGGCCACTGTTTTTCAGCAGAACGTGCCAGCGTTTCT AGAGGAAGATGTGATGTGCTCCAACACTCGCAGGGCTTTTGAAGAGTGCTCGGTGGAAGGGAGGAATGACGCCATTAGGAACTGCTCCCCCCTTCTGCTTCCATCGCATGGGTAtcccagcaacagcaacgacaacctCGCCCAAAACTTCGCGCTCTGCTTCGCTCCCTTCTGCGGCCcagagaaccagaaccagaaccagaatcagaaccaaaaccagaatcagaatcagaaccaaaaccagaaccagaatcagaaccaaaaccagaaccagaatcagaaccaaaaccagaatcagaatcagaaccagaaccagaaccagaatcagcCCTGA
- the LOC143275441 gene encoding uncharacterized protein LOC143275441 isoform X9, with translation MRLLWLFLTVAVAVVALTQATSKNPGGKNPGGKNPGGKNPGGKNPGGKNPGGQSGSGGRVKRCHLAGDPHLKTFSGEKARAVPFTCPVRMTELVVKMDKDTNPGFNFVRVVVDAVNDPTTYKGRYYVGGMQVNLTLSRGKNSKETQESMVIISGSSMINDFREGRSARAWNEEGSMVNGVEVNYNPDSNLLSVSVTGTSLNITFQPVDRTVDKQPRRPGLVIQAGKNLLPPGDVKFPNTLCSMKKKPNFEKLINDGGWDDIVQLMMATVFQQNVPAFLEEDVMCSNTRRAFEECSVEGRNDAIRNCSPLLLPSHGYPSNSNDNLAQNFALCFAPFCGPENQNQNQNQNQNQNQNQNQNQNQNQNQNQNQNQNQNQNQNQNQNQNQNQP, from the exons GTAAAAATCCAGGAG GCAAAAATCCAGGAG GTAAAAATCCAGGAG GTAAAAATCCAGGAG GCAAAAATCCAGGAG GCCAGTCAGGCAGCGGTGGACGAG TGAAAAGGTGCCATCTGGCCGGTGACCCCCACCTGAAGACCTTCAGTGGTGAAAAAGCCAGAGCCGTTCCCTTCACCTGTCCTGTCAGAATGACCGAACTGGTGGTCAAAATGGACAAGGATACTAACCCGGG GTTCAACTTTGTTCGCGTTGTCGTCGATGCTGTCAATGACCCCACAACGTACAAAGGCCGCTACTATGTCGGAGGCATGCAAGTAAACTTGACCCTCTCTCGCGGTAAAAACTCCAAGGAAACGCAAGAAAGCATGGTGATCATCAGTGGAAGCTCAATGATAAACGACTTCCGAGAG GGTCGTTCGGCCAGGGCCTGGAACGAAGAGGGTAGCATGGTGAATGGTGTGGAGGTTAACTACAACCCTGACAGTAACCTGCTGTCTGTGTCCGTCACCGGAACTTCGCTCAATATCACCTTCCAGCCTGTTGACAGGACGGTCGATAAGCAGCCCAGAAGACCTGGACTTGTTATACAG GCAGGTAAAAACCTTCTTCCACCAGGCGACGTCAAGTTCCCCAACACGCTGTGCTCcatgaagaaaaaacccaactttgAGAAGCTGATCAATGACGGGGGATGGGACGACATCGTGCAACTCATGATGGCCACTGTTTTTCAGCAGAACGTGCCAGCGTTTCT AGAGGAAGATGTGATGTGCTCCAACACTCGCAGGGCTTTTGAAGAGTGCTCGGTGGAAGGGAGGAATGACGCCATTAGGAACTGCTCCCCCCTTCTGCTTCCATCGCATGGGTAtcccagcaacagcaacgacaacctCGCCCAAAACTTCGCGCTCTGCTTCGCTCCCTTCTGCGGCCcagagaaccagaaccagaaccagaatcagaaccaaaaccagaatcagaatcagaaccaaaaccagaaccagaatcagaaccaaaaccagaaccagaatcagaaccaaaaccagaatcagaatcagaaccagaaccagaaccagaatcagcCCTGA
- the LOC143275441 gene encoding uncharacterized protein LOC143275441 isoform X19, whose amino-acid sequence MRLLWLFLTVAVAVVALTQATSKNPGGKNPGGKNPGGKNPGGQSGSGGRVKRCHLAGDPHLKTFSGEKARAVPFTCPVRMTELVVKMDKDTNPGFNFVRVVVDAVNDPTTYKGRYYVGGMQVNLTLSRGKNSKETQESMVIISGSSMINDFREGRSARAWNEEGSMVNGVEVNYNPDSNLLSVSVTGTSLNITFQPVDRTVDKQPRRPGLVIQAGKNLLPPGDVKFPNTLCSMKKKPNFEKLINDGGWDDIVQLMMATVFQQNVPAFLEEDVMCSNTRRAFEECSVEGRNDAIRNCSPLLLPSHGYPSNSNDNLAQNFALCFAPFCGPENQNQNQNQNQNQNQNQNQNQNQNQNQNQNQNQNQNQNQNQNQNQNQNQP is encoded by the exons GTAAAAATCCAGGAG GCAAAAATCCAGGAG GCAAAAATCCAGGAG GCCAGTCAGGCAGCGGTGGACGAG TGAAAAGGTGCCATCTGGCCGGTGACCCCCACCTGAAGACCTTCAGTGGTGAAAAAGCCAGAGCCGTTCCCTTCACCTGTCCTGTCAGAATGACCGAACTGGTGGTCAAAATGGACAAGGATACTAACCCGGG GTTCAACTTTGTTCGCGTTGTCGTCGATGCTGTCAATGACCCCACAACGTACAAAGGCCGCTACTATGTCGGAGGCATGCAAGTAAACTTGACCCTCTCTCGCGGTAAAAACTCCAAGGAAACGCAAGAAAGCATGGTGATCATCAGTGGAAGCTCAATGATAAACGACTTCCGAGAG GGTCGTTCGGCCAGGGCCTGGAACGAAGAGGGTAGCATGGTGAATGGTGTGGAGGTTAACTACAACCCTGACAGTAACCTGCTGTCTGTGTCCGTCACCGGAACTTCGCTCAATATCACCTTCCAGCCTGTTGACAGGACGGTCGATAAGCAGCCCAGAAGACCTGGACTTGTTATACAG GCAGGTAAAAACCTTCTTCCACCAGGCGACGTCAAGTTCCCCAACACGCTGTGCTCcatgaagaaaaaacccaactttgAGAAGCTGATCAATGACGGGGGATGGGACGACATCGTGCAACTCATGATGGCCACTGTTTTTCAGCAGAACGTGCCAGCGTTTCT AGAGGAAGATGTGATGTGCTCCAACACTCGCAGGGCTTTTGAAGAGTGCTCGGTGGAAGGGAGGAATGACGCCATTAGGAACTGCTCCCCCCTTCTGCTTCCATCGCATGGGTAtcccagcaacagcaacgacaacctCGCCCAAAACTTCGCGCTCTGCTTCGCTCCCTTCTGCGGCCcagagaaccagaaccagaaccagaatcagaaccaaaaccagaatcagaatcagaaccaaaaccagaaccagaatcagaaccaaaaccagaaccagaatcagaaccaaaaccagaatcagaatcagaaccagaaccagaaccagaatcagcCCTGA